The Chitinophagales bacterium genomic sequence TGTATCGGCGAGCTTTTGTCGACAAGAATATTCGCTTTTTACCTGAAGCAACAGGGCATGAATGTGGAATGGGTAGATATACGAGATATATTACGTACCGACGATACATACAGGGATGCTAAAGTAGACAACGAATATTCTGAACAACAGGTGCAGGAGAAGTTGATGCCATTATTAAAATCAGGAAAGAACATCGTTACTCAAGGTTTCATTGGTGCTACATCTGACAATGCTTCTACAACTCTTGGCCGTGAGGGCTCTGACTATACAGCTGCTTTGCTGGCGGCATGGACAAAGTCGTCAGGCGTAACAATATGGAAAGATGTGGAAGGGCTGAAAAATGCCGACCCTAAGAAGTTCCCTAATACAGTGAGGATAGACTCAATAAGTTATGATGAGGTGATCGAGATGGCCTATTATGGTGCGCAGGTTATTCACCCCAAAACTATCAAGCCATTACAGAATAACAACATCCCTTTGTATGTAAAGTGTTTTCTGGATAAGAACCTGAAAGGAACTGTAGTGATGAATGAGGTGAGCAGCCTGTTCTATCCACCGCTTATTGTGCAGAAGGGTAATCAGGTTTTGCTTAAACTGACAGCTAAAGACTTCTCATTTATTACAGAAAGCAAGCTGCGCGACCTGTATGATATTTTTCACCAGATGAATATCCGTGTGAACATGATACAAAACGCTGCTATCAGTTTCATTGCATGTATTGATAATGAACGCGGTAAGCTGGAGCAATTGGTAAAGATGCTCAGCAAAGATTATAATGTATCAGACAACGAAGATGTAAGCCTGCTGACCATCAGGCACTATACTCCTGATATTTTTGCAGACCTGACCAAAGGCAGGCATATATTACTGGAACAGAAAACAAGGCATACAGTACAGGTGGTACTGATGTAAGAATAGTTTAAAAGGAAAGAAGATACTTTATAGTATCTTCTTTCCTTTCATTGCCGCACTTATGGCAACGTCCATTACTCTTTCTGCAAATGGACGTGAAATATCATTGAGTATTTCAGTTTCTTTTTGAACTTTGTCCTTGTCTTTCGATGCGATAGCGTCCTTAAGAACCTGTATTTGGTTCATCGTTTGCGCTGTTTCTTCTTTGGTAAGAAGTTCTCTGTTCTTGTCGAGAAAACGCTCTGTGGTTTCGATCATCTGCTCAGCCTCTGTAGCGGCCTCAACCAATGCACGTGCCTGTATGTCTTCTTTGGCATGTGTTAGGGAGTCCATAAGCATGCTCTCTACTTCCTCGTCTGTCAGTCCGTACTGTGGTTTTACTTCAATGCTTTGGGCTACACCACTACGCAATTCAGTTGCACTTACTTTCAGAATGCCATCTGCGTCTATCAGGAAATTTACTTCAACTTTAGGAAGACCTGCAGGCATAGCAGGAATACCTGTCAGGTTAAATTCTGCCAACTTCCTGTTGTCTTTTACAAGGTCTCGTTCGCCCTGGTAAACGGATATACGCATGCCGCTTTGTCCGTCTTTCTGGGTTGTGTACTGCCTGCCCGCTTTGGTAGGAATTTTCGAGTTTCGGGGTATCAATACGTCCATCAAACCACCCATAGTTTCCAGGCCCAGGCTTAATGGTGTAATATCCAGCAGCAACATATCTGTATTGTTGCCTGCCAGTATATCCGCCTGTACTGCCGCGCCCAGGGCTACTACTTCGTCAGGGTTCAGCTCATCATGCACCTGTCGGCCAAACAATTCACTGATACGTTCTTTTACTAATGGAACTCTTGTTGAACCACCTACCATTACCACTGCATCTATATCTTTTGCTGTA encodes the following:
- a CDS encoding aspartate kinase, whose amino-acid sequence is MQVYKFGGASIATTERMQALWPIVQAAEQPVVVVVSALGKTTNALEHIVTAACKGDTAAAHEQAATLEKQHIEYAKAVLQDKYHDKALEAMNVFFTELQWAIDDAAAHKYDYTYDQIVCIGELLSTRIFAFYLKQQGMNVEWVDIRDILRTDDTYRDAKVDNEYSEQQVQEKLMPLLKSGKNIVTQGFIGATSDNASTTLGREGSDYTAALLAAWTKSSGVTIWKDVEGLKNADPKKFPNTVRIDSISYDEVIEMAYYGAQVIHPKTIKPLQNNNIPLYVKCFLDKNLKGTVVMNEVSSLFYPPLIVQKGNQVLLKLTAKDFSFITESKLRDLYDIFHQMNIRVNMIQNAAISFIACIDNERGKLEQLVKMLSKDYNVSDNEDVSLLTIRHYTPDIFADLTKGRHILLEQKTRHTVQVVLM